GCCAGCGACGACACCGAAGTCGTTTGGCCGCCCACCCCGACAGCGAACCCCATCGAGCCACCGCCGCCGCCCGTCACGGCCCTGCGCTCTGCTCGGCCCACCGAGCTCAACCCCAAATACGTCTTTTCGCGCTTCGTCGTCGGCCCCAACAATCGCATGGCCCACGCCGCTTCCCTCGCCGTGGCCGAGTCCCCCGGGCGGGAGTTCAACCCGCTGTTTCTCTGCGGCGGCGTAGGCCTGGGCAAAACCCACTTGATGCAGGCGATCGGCCATTATCGTCTCGAAATTCACGCCGACGCCAAGATTTTCTATGTCTCGACGGAGCAGTTCACCAATGACCTGATCGCCGCCATCCGCCGCGACAGCATGCAGAGTTTCCGGGAGCACTACCGCGCAGCGGACGTCCTGCTGGTCGACGACATCCAGTTCATCGAAGGCAAGGAATACACCCAGGAAGAGTTTTTCCACACCTTCAACACCCTCCACGAAGCCGGGAAACAAGTAGTCCTGGCATCGGACCGACCACCGGATCAAATTCCCCGTCTTCAGGAGCGGCTGTGCTCTCGCTTCTCCATGGGCCTGATCGCCGACATCCAGCCTCCCGACTTTGAGACGCGCATGGCCATCTTGCAGAAGAAGGCCGAATACGAAAACATGCGCCTGCCTCGCGAGGCGATCGAGTACATCGCCTCCCACTACACCTCCAATATTCGTGAGCTCGAAGGAGCGCTGATCCGCGCTGTCGCCTACATCTCGATTTCGGGGCTGCCCATGACGGTGGACAACATCGCCCCCGTCCTCAACTCCCCCAAGAAGAAGGTCGCAGCTTCCCCAGAGTCGGTATTTAACGCCGTGGCCGCCGTCTTTGACGTGTCCATCGAAGATCTCAAGGGCAACTCGCGACGTCGGGAAATCAGCCTAGCGCGCCAAGTGGGCATGTACCTGATGCGCCAACACACCGAGCTGAGCTTGCCCAAAATTGGCGAAGAATTTGGCGGCAAAGACCACACGACGGTGATGTACAGCTGCGACAAAATCAACCAATTACAGAACAATGACCCAACTCTTGCCCAGACGATCCGCCAGCTGAGCGATCGCATCAACCTGGCCAGTCAGGCCCAAAGCCAAAACAACCCCCAAACCTCATGAAAACCAGTTGTGGAAGCCGTTTTTGGAGCAGCGACGAAAGGCGATCGCTGCTTTTGCTGCTTTCTGGGTCAGGCGATCGTTTAGGGCCATTCTCAGAAATCAGGGTAAGTTTTCCACAGGCTGTAAAAACTCATCAAAGACTTATTGAAGCTGGAGTCAAGAGACTTTTCTATGCTCTAAGAGCTCTATTTTTATGAGAATTTGTTTACAGAACTTAGCAAAAATAATTTATTTATGTAAAGTACATTTGAACCTGTGGAAAAACCCCTATTTTCTGTGGAAAACTCTGTGGAAAACCTGTGGAAAACTCGACCCAAATTGTGGAAAAACTAGCCTAGGTATAAATACTCTGTGGAAAACTAGCCACTTTTTCCACAGGTTTTCCACAGGCACTAGATCGCTCAAATCTTTACTGGAAAAGGGTTCCAGAACTTTTTCCACATTTTCCACAGCCCCTACTACTACTGTTTAAATTTAAAGTTTTAAAAGTAGTAGAAGTATTAGACACGCACACGGGGGACTGAAGCGGTTGGCTTTGCAAGCAGGAGTCATTGCAAAAACCAAAAGACCCCGAACGGAAGTTTCCGATCCGAAAGCAGCCAGAACTTTGAAAAAAGCAAAGACCCCGATCGATCCGGAAAAAGCACAAATCCCCGATTCGGAAGTTGAAAAGCTCTTTGCAAAAAACCAAAGGCTTCGATCCGGAAAAAGCAAGCGCTTTGCAAAAAACCAAAGGCTTCGATCCGGAAAAAGCAAGCGCTTTGCAAAAAACCAAAAGACCCCGAACGGAAATTTCCGATCCGAAATCCGATCCGGAAGCAGCGATCGCTTCGAAAAAAAACAAAAACCTCGGATCCGGAACGTGCAACGAAGTTTTTGCAAAAAAAACAAAAACCTCGATCGGCACGCGCAAAAATTTTGATCCGCGCCCCAAAATCGCCGGTTAAACGCAGTAGCCACTGCATCCCTAAGCAGACTTTCGTCTGATTGGCTGTTTCCTGGCCTACAGAAGCCCCTCTACCTAGTTAGATAGGGCTATACCCGTTTAGACTTTTTTAGGGGCCTTCTAGAGCCTCTGAAAGGCCAGTTTGTTTTTTCAAAAAACAGGCCCCAATCGGCGAAGTCTTCGCCGAAAAATGCAGAATCCAAAAATTTAAAAACTTTGGGTTTGAAGGCGTTTTTTTAAATTGCCGATTTTTGCGTTGTTGAAGCTTCGGCCTGAGCTGAAGAAATTTTTTAAAGCACCCTTTCGATGCCAAAACTTGCGTCGCCTTTTGGCAAATCTGCAGCAGCTTGCGATGGTGCGTGTTTTCTCGGAAGGCTTTCTCCAGAAAGCGTTTGCAGACGTTCGGGGGTTCGTCTAAGAGCGATCGCCCTAAATCCGTGGTCTGTAGAGCTGGCTTTCGGAAAAACACGCGATCGCTTGTAGCAGCGTGATGCTCTGTGACTCCGAAATTTCTCGGAAAAGATTAATATGTTTCTGTAGAAAATTTTATAAAAAAAGCGGTGAGCAAAGTTCTCACCGCCTACAGGTATTGTGTTCAAAAACTGGCTACAAATCGCTCGTATTTTGAAGCTTTTAGCCTTCTTGCTCAGCTTCAGCCGCGACGACTTCTTGCTTCACCGTCAGGTAGCGAATGACGTCTTCGTTCAGGCGCATTGCGCGCTCCATGATGGCGATCGCGTTGCCGGGAGCATTGTAGTTCATTTGTACGTAAATGCCTTCCCGGTGACGGTTGATTTCGTAGGCCAGACGGCGCTTGCCGCGGTGCTGAGTTTCAACGATCTCGGCACCTTGGTCCCGCAAAATGCTTTGGTACTTTTCGATCGCCTGATCGACCTGCTCTTCACCCATGTCGGGGCGCAGGATGTACATGGTTTCGTACAGAAAATTTTTCATGATTACCCAGGATTCCTTGTGGGCTGAATGGCTTCTTGGGGAATACGGCGCGCTTTTGGCAGAAAATCTGCCAAGATACACGCCCGTATCAAGAAGCAAGGAATTACAATCTTATACCAGTTTTCGATCGCACTTGAGGGGTGATCGGTAATTCACTGCTGGCTCAACTTGAAAATCATTTTGAGCTCGGGGTGGGGCGAACTTCAGCACTTTGAAAAACGGTATGGCGCAACGTTACGTCCGAGTCCAAACCACTGAGGGGCAAGTACACTATGGCTTGTTGCAGCTCAACCAAGAAGTCCAAGTGCTCGATGCCCCGCCTTGGTTGAAGGGGCAGTTAACGGGACTGGTTCTCGCACCGGAGAGCTACCGCTTGCTGGCTCCCTGCTCCCCGTCCAAAATTGTGGCGGTCGGCAAAAATTATGCGGCCCACGCCGCAGAAATGGGAACGCCGGTTCCGGCTGAGCCGCTGATATTTCTCAAGCCTTCGACGGCGGTCATCCCCACAGAAGAGGCGATCGCCTATCCGAGCCAATCCCAGCGAGTCGACTACGAGGGAGAACTGGCCCTGGTGATCGGCGATCGCTGCAAAGACTGCACGCCCGAGGAAGCCCAAGCCAAGATCTGGGGCTACACCATTGCCAACGACGTCACCGCTCGTGACCTCCAGCGCCAAGACGGCCCCTGGGCTCGCGCCAAGGGCTTCGATACCTTCTGCCCCCTGGGTCCCTGGCTAGTGCGAGAGCTGAGCCCTGCAGCCCGTCTCCAGACCTTTCTCAACGACGCTCCGGAGCCCGTTCAGTCTGCCTGCATCGACCAGATGGTTTTCTCGCCCGACGTCCTGGTGGCTTTCATCAGCCGCATCATGACGCTGCTGCCGGGAGACGTCGTTTTGACCGGGACGCCAGAGGGCGTTGGGCCAGTGTCCGTGGGCGATCGCGTTCGGGTCGAGATCGAGGGCATCGGCACCCTCGAAAATCCCGTTATCAAGCGTTTACAGCCCGTTGCTCCGCCTCCCGAAACCGAAGACGACAGCGTCTAGCGAACCTGCATATGGACCGCTTCCGACAGGGTTGGGATCTCGGCGTATCGGCCCAAGAGCGACTGCACGATGCTATAAGCACAGGCTGCAAAAACGCCCAAGAAAATCACGTTGAACAGCGTTTCAGCAAGGAAGCCACTGCTCAGCGCAGACCCCGAAAGCTGCACAATCAGGCGAGTAATTGACAGCAAAATGTCAATCAAAATTGCCTGCATGGTGTTGAAGCGGATGAAGTGACTGATGTTTTCGTTGCGCACCACCAGGAAAAAGAGCGCAAAGAAAATAATCAGTCCCGCCAGAGGAATACTGGCGTACAGCTGTAGCAAGGGAAACAGCGGCAAGAAAATAAGCGCCAGCTGGGGAAACTGAGCGAACAAAAACTGCCCGAAGATCAACCCCTCAATCAAGGGAAGCAAATAGGGCAAAGCCGCAAAAATCCTGTCTGCGGGAGTGGCTGATCCGCGCCATGTCATGGTGGGCTCTCCTAGAAATTTGCGTAGAGGACGTGCGTTGGCAATACGCTCAGGATAGCGCAGCTCCCGCAGGGCTTGGCTGCAGCGCGGTGGGGAGAGACCTTGGCAGAACAGTTTGCTGCTGGAGTGGCGCAGCGCTATTCGATGTTGGCAACTCGAAAGCCCATGACGCATTCGAACTGCTCAGGCTGGTTGGCGTTCAGTTTGCGTAGCGCGTGACCACATCGCAGCTGCCCCTGCTGCCAGCGGGGCTGACCTTTTTGGTCGGCGAGCAAGCAGCCTTGGCAAACTTGGTGTGCGGAAAGGAGTTGGTTGTCCATCATGATGACGAGCATTCAGCACCTCCGTCAGGCCCCAGTGTCCCTGAACCCATTGTATGTTAGGGGTTTGGCGCGATCGGACAAATTCTCATACAGCTTAATGTGCGGCCAAAAGCGCTGGGGTATCTGGCAACACCTTTGAGCCAAAACAGAATGCTCAGGAGCAGCGATCGTCTGTGGAACTTGTCGAGGAGACCAGGGAGAAAGGGGGTTATGATGATTAATTCAGGATTGTTTGACTAAAGCAAAGGAACCGAAATTGGCGTTGCTCTTGTGGCAGGGTGGCGCTGTCTCCTTTGCGCTTGTGGTTGTAATTCGCACGTTTCTCTGGGGGTTCGCTCTGTGACGGAGACAAATTTAGACTTTCTGGCCAAAACAGACCCGGCGATC
This genomic stretch from Geitlerinema sp. PCC 7407 harbors:
- the dnaA gene encoding chromosomal replication initiator protein DnaA, producing MSISLELLWNQVLERLQLQLSRPTFETWIKTASAEGFDEHSLVISTPNPFARNWLQKYYAKAIADAVKDIIGHEVELHITVAQGENASASDDTEVVWPPTPTANPIEPPPPPVTALRSARPTELNPKYVFSRFVVGPNNRMAHAASLAVAESPGREFNPLFLCGGVGLGKTHLMQAIGHYRLEIHADAKIFYVSTEQFTNDLIAAIRRDSMQSFREHYRAADVLLVDDIQFIEGKEYTQEEFFHTFNTLHEAGKQVVLASDRPPDQIPRLQERLCSRFSMGLIADIQPPDFETRMAILQKKAEYENMRLPREAIEYIASHYTSNIRELEGALIRAVAYISISGLPMTVDNIAPVLNSPKKKVAASPESVFNAVAAVFDVSIEDLKGNSRRREISLARQVGMYLMRQHTELSLPKIGEEFGGKDHTTVMYSCDKINQLQNNDPTLAQTIRQLSDRINLASQAQSQNNPQTS
- the rpsF gene encoding 30S ribosomal protein S6 — protein: MKNFLYETMYILRPDMGEEQVDQAIEKYQSILRDQGAEIVETQHRGKRRLAYEINRHREGIYVQMNYNAPGNAIAIMERAMRLNEDVIRYLTVKQEVVAAEAEQEG
- a CDS encoding fumarylacetoacetate hydrolase family protein encodes the protein MAQRYVRVQTTEGQVHYGLLQLNQEVQVLDAPPWLKGQLTGLVLAPESYRLLAPCSPSKIVAVGKNYAAHAAEMGTPVPAEPLIFLKPSTAVIPTEEAIAYPSQSQRVDYEGELALVIGDRCKDCTPEEAQAKIWGYTIANDVTARDLQRQDGPWARAKGFDTFCPLGPWLVRELSPAARLQTFLNDAPEPVQSACIDQMVFSPDVLVAFISRIMTLLPGDVVLTGTPEGVGPVSVGDRVRVEIEGIGTLENPVIKRLQPVAPPPETEDDSV
- a CDS encoding Tic20 family protein — its product is MTWRGSATPADRIFAALPYLLPLIEGLIFGQFLFAQFPQLALIFLPLFPLLQLYASIPLAGLIIFFALFFLVVRNENISHFIRFNTMQAILIDILLSITRLIVQLSGSALSSGFLAETLFNVIFLGVFAACAYSIVQSLLGRYAEIPTLSEAVHMQVR